A window of Infirmifilum lucidum contains these coding sequences:
- a CDS encoding 4Fe-4S dicluster domain-containing protein — MARYGMVIDLNKCIGCGACVMACIAENRREQALKAVSEGLKALENFKKRTYITTHIAGTYPNVGMYYLHMICQHCENPPCVSVCPTGASYQTKEGVVLVDKSKCIGCEYCVQACPYGARFWDSYIRSIDKCTFCIHRVSAGELPACVSTCPTGARMFGDLDNPASEVSRVVATGSAVAFKKEEGTKPKVFYVLPMRRR, encoded by the coding sequence ATGGCGAGGTACGGGATGGTTATAGACCTGAATAAGTGCATTGGTTGCGGGGCCTGCGTCATGGCGTGCATTGCGGAGAACAGGAGGGAACAGGCCCTCAAGGCCGTAAGCGAGGGCTTGAAGGCCCTGGAGAACTTCAAGAAGAGGACGTACATAACTACTCACATAGCTGGGACGTACCCCAACGTCGGCATGTACTACCTCCACATGATATGCCAGCACTGCGAGAACCCGCCCTGCGTGTCCGTCTGCCCGACTGGCGCCAGCTACCAGACGAAGGAGGGTGTCGTGCTCGTGGACAAGAGCAAGTGCATAGGGTGCGAGTACTGCGTCCAGGCCTGCCCCTACGGGGCGAGGTTCTGGGACTCGTACATACGCTCCATCGACAAGTGCACGTTTTGCATACACAGAGTGTCAGCGGGAGAGCTGCCAGCATGCGTGTCAACATGCCCCACGGGTGCGAGGATGTTCGGCGACCTAGACAATCCAGCTAGCGAGGTCTCGAGAGTTGTCGCCACTGGATCAGCGGTCGCTTTCAAGAAAGAGGAGGGTACTAAGCCGAAGGTATTCTATGTCCTGCCAATGAGGAGGAGGTGA